From the genome of Trichoplusia ni isolate ovarian cell line Hi5 chromosome 26, tn1, whole genome shotgun sequence, one region includes:
- the LOC113505494 gene encoding zinc finger protein 26-like: MNEDSELNVLVSNVLSGNRYSHCRLCLKSISEYYVRFHDAVSLDPSTGTFQALSEILTKLLGAEVCEEINGIDCVCIDCVDKALESLKFLKLCENSTNVLNNVINNLSNTLSIDTDDLSSDHNIYISVSENESKLFVVKNEDSKKPSTDVIACIKCTEEFDNILDLKLHSISCHATQINCEKCNNIVNNEAELAAHNNSDQMFECPDCNEFRCTEESLKQHQDQAHGVFVCKDCGKSFKSLDKLQIHEQKHITKSECPKCGKSYNTKGFFLRHVRLCLEDLLDPHPIRSNIEKTCFCDKCGKGYSTPGGLRVHNRFVHGNAKPHVCKYCNKQFTAPSYLKVHMVKHTGEKNFKCDLCNRKFVSKEALLYHTRRHTGDKPYSCTLCDERFVNASARAEHIKFKHVGPTLMCEICSRKFFTPSFLKQHIKKHHDPSNKLYAGRSLIPPNVPAVENMRVRFIDSS; encoded by the exons ATGAATGAAGACTCGGAATTAAATGTGCTTGTATCGAATGTTTTAAGCGGGAATCGTTACAGCCATTGTAGGTTATGCCTCAAGAGCATATCAGAATATTACGTTCGTTTTCATGATGCTGTATCGTTGGATCCTTCTACTGGGACCTTTCAAGCATTGTCTGAGATCCTAACCAAGTTATTAGGTGCCGAA gTCTGTGAAGAAATTAATGGCATAGATTGTGTGTGCATTGACTGCGTCGACAAAGCGTTAGAGTCActcaagtttttaaaattatgtgaaaACTCCACAAATGTGCTAAATAATGTTATCAACAATCTTTCTAATACATTGAGTATTGATACAGATGATTTAAGTTCCGatcacaatatttacatttctgTTAGTGAAAATGAATCAAAGCTCTTTGTGGTGAAGAATGAAGATAGCAAGAAGCCTTCAACAGATGTTATTGCATGCATTAAATGCACTGAAGAATTTGACAACATACTTGATCTTAAATTGCATAGCATATCTTGCCATGCTACCCAGATTAACTGTGAGAAATGCAACAATATAGTCAATAATGAGGCTGAACTAGCAGCCCATAATAATAGTGATCAGATGTTTGAATGTCCTGATTGCAATGAATTTAGATGTACAGAGGAAAGTCTAAAGCAACACCAAGATCAAGCACATGGTGTATTTGTGTGCAAAGACTGCGGGAAGTCATTCAAATCTTTAGACAAGTTGCAAATTCATGAACAAAAACATATCACTAAAAGTGAATGTCCCAAGTGTGGTAAAAGTTACAACACTAAAGGCTTCTTTTTGAGACATGTCAGGCTTTGCCTAGAAGACTTGTTAGACCCACACCCAATAAGAAGTAACATTGAAAAGACATGCTTTTGTGATAAATGTGGCAAAGGGTACAGTACGCCTGGAGGATTGAGGGTCCATAACAGATTTGTGCATGGCAATGCCAAGCCCCATGTTTGCAAATATTGTAACAAGCAGTTTACTGCTCCAAGTTACTTAAAAGTCCACATGGTGAAGCATACTGGAGAGAAGAATTTCAAATGTGATTTGTGTAATAGGAAATTTGTCTCCAAAGAGGCATTACTGTACCATACAAGGAGGCACACAGGAGACAAGCCTTACAGCTGCACCCTGTGTGATGAGAGATTTGTGAATGCTTCTGCAAGGGCTGagcatattaaatttaaacatgtcGGCCCAACTTTAATGTGTGAGATATGCTCTCGTAAATTCTTTACTCCAAGCTTCTTGAAGCAGCATATAAAGAAACACCATGATccatcaaataaattgtatgcaGGCAGGAGTTTGATACCCCCCAATGTACCTGCAGTTGAGAACATGAGAGTCAGGTTTATAGACTCATCGTGA
- the LOC113505493 gene encoding zinc finger protein 595-like — protein MQSKTDYTLPALKFITSESEHVCRLCFSSTDEQEVSLEDNVRLQRPYFDENVTFMDMFSDLSVQTEPFLPQVLCMDCATMTINSYLFQKLCNNSNENWHIALTKLSKSLDQSLTIGPSVQTAYLMIKDDENQIFTSRKRHTIRSKKTALNKVKEVLKAKQPCHQVKRRKSNVICEECGERFNSNCHLVKHMKVHSNAKYPCLECPKVFATQLQVEDHAERVHYPKKLQCPKCPKMFSTEKMLSYHDKLHHVAAVCKLCLAQFPSKKDLRAHLDKHDLNKCPRCSKSFLNKHTFKFHLKICGNAEERQPSFFCDICHKGYARKNGLRTHLKTDHGFGKVLSCNWCGKKFDAISRLNNHIVKHTKEKNFHCDQCGGKFVTQAALVYHTRLHTGERPFPCDLCNESFLSASRRMEHKRRKHFGPTKECHVCHMKFVTGHQLRKHVQRHYNPQSKLFVPEGRIQFDFMY, from the exons ATGCAATCAAAGACTGACTATACGTTACCAGCTCTCAAGTTTATTACAAGTGAATCGGAGCACGTTTGTAGGTTATGTTTTTCTAGTACAGACGAACAAGAAGTATCTTTGGAAGACAACGTTAGGCTTCAAAGAccttattttgatgaaaatgtcACATTTATGGATATGTTTAGTGATCTAAgt GTCCAGACAGAGCCTTTTCTGCCTCAAGTGTTGTGCATGGACTGTGCTACAATGACAATCAATTCATACCTTTTTCAAAAATTGTGTAACAACTCCAATGAAAACTGGCACATAGCTTTAACAAAACTCAGTAAAAGTCTTGACCAGTCACTTACAATAGGACCTAGTGTACAGACAGCATATTTGATGATAAAAGATGATGAAAATCAGATATTTACTAGTCGAAAACGGCATACAATCCGAAGTAAAAAGACTGCactaaataaagttaaagaGGTTCTGAAGGCCAAACAGCCCTGCCATCAAGTGAAGCGAAGAAAGTCCAATGTTATATGTGAAGAGTGCGGAGAACGGTTCAACTCAAATTGTCACCTAGTCAAGCATATGAAAGTACACAGCAATGCTAAGTACCCTTGCCTTGAGTGCCCCAAAGTATTTGCTACGCAACTACAAGTAGAAGATCATGCTGAAAGAGTGCACTATCCTAAAAAGCTGCAGTGTCCAAAATGTCCCAAAATGTTTAGTACAGAAAAAATGCTAAGTTACCACGATAAATTGCACCACGTCGCCGCGGTATGTAAATTATGCTTAGCACAGTTTCCGTCCAAAAAAGACTTAAGAGCTCACTTAGATAAACATGATCTCAACAAATGTCCGCGCTGTAGTAAATCATTTTTGAACAAACACACCTTCAAGTTCCATCTCAAAATTTGCGGCAATGCTGAGGAACGCCAACCCAGTTTCTTTTGTGATATTTGCCACAAAGGTTACGCCAGGAAGAATGGTTTGCGCACCCATTTGAAGACGGATCACGGCTTCGGGAAGGTTTTGTCTTGCAATTGGTGCGGAAAGAAGTTTGATGCAATAAGTCGACTGAACAATCACATAGTAAAACATACAAAAGAGAAAAACTTCCATTGCGACCAATGTGGCGGAAAATTCGTGACACAAGCGGCGTTAGTTTATCATACGAGGCTGCACACTGGCGAGCGACCTTTTCCTTGTGACTTGTGCAACGAAAGTTTCCTCTCAGCATCTAGAAGGATGGAACATAAAAGACGGAAACATTTCGGTCCCACAAAAGAGTGTCATGTTTGCCATATGAAGTTCGTCACTGGGCACCAATTACGAAAACATGTACAGAGACATTATAATCCCCAAAGCAAATTGTTTGTGCCTGAGGGTAGAAtacaatttgattttatgtaCTGA